Proteins encoded by one window of Salicibibacter halophilus:
- the phoU gene encoding phosphate signaling complex protein PhoU: protein MTNFSNEVQTIERDLLSMGDEVLHQMEQLNDVFFAPNKDANGLIQQDEMVDKYDRQIHTSILHLISLQQPLPEELKTLTTMMRMARELERIGDQIVNVAELKIELDVNDLRPYVSDSFVGGYKEMLDLSTDMLTQTLEGMKDKSHQSVKKVEHQDEDVDALFFSLQQQIIYDMKETPEQIEKLAPLFLAIRYVERMADHVVNINRRLSENHELDRS from the coding sequence ATGACTAACTTTAGCAATGAAGTGCAAACGATTGAAAGAGATCTCCTCAGCATGGGTGATGAAGTTCTACATCAGATGGAACAATTGAACGATGTTTTTTTTGCGCCAAACAAAGATGCAAATGGTTTGATTCAACAAGATGAAATGGTCGATAAGTATGACCGTCAGATCCATACGTCTATTTTGCACTTAATCAGTCTCCAGCAACCGCTGCCGGAAGAGTTGAAGACATTGACAACGATGATGCGTATGGCTCGGGAGCTCGAGCGCATTGGCGATCAGATCGTTAATGTTGCCGAACTAAAAATAGAATTGGATGTGAATGATTTACGTCCATATGTGAGCGATTCATTTGTGGGCGGGTACAAGGAAATGCTGGATCTGAGTACGGATATGCTAACGCAGACGCTTGAAGGGATGAAGGATAAGTCGCATCAATCAGTCAAAAAGGTTGAACATCAGGACGAGGACGTCGATGCATTATTTTTTTCCTTGCAACAGCAAATTATATACGATATGAAAGAGACGCCTGAACAAATTGAAAAGCTTGCGCCGCTTTTCCTGGCGATACGCTACGTGGAGCGAATGGCGGATCATGTCGTGAACATTAACCGAAGGCTGAGCGAAAACCATGAACTGGATCGAAGTTAG
- a CDS encoding Na/Pi cotransporter family protein, translating into MNWIEVSIQLLGGLAIFLYGMHVASEGLRKSSSYQLNLFLRKVTKNQWYGAFAGIVLAAILQSSTAATVMIVGFVNAGLISLKRAMGILLGSAVGTTLTVQLIAFAITDYALVFVIIGVLLYFFDSKFRAYGAIVLGFGFVFFGLGLMTGAMEPLQSSELFRESLMMIAEYPLLFVLVAALFTAIIQNSAATIALAFALTSSGLISLEAAVYTVYGANLGTVVTAMIASLKASKDAQRAALAHAIFKAIGVIVFLPFTSLFVQALPLLGGDVERQIANAHTIFNIVNMLLLLPFCDRFADWMVKLLPEKPEPAKDVQYIDRDSVQFPSVGLVQARKELERVAGKIRHHMLPHMIAMIQNERIREAVIAEEKVIDHLYKAVYHHLQRIMEQNLNDRESEEALKLLYFNNDMERMANTVKDMTRTIAKLDRGGKQLSEWERAKVAELYEEVMKSFDDAIQAFKEQDEEVAIRVIHSNPKILRMERELRYQHFYQGASTSSTVSVVFSDLMNSMLRIHQHSVNISHTLLGMV; encoded by the coding sequence ATGAACTGGATCGAAGTTAGCATTCAACTCCTGGGCGGCCTCGCGATCTTCTTATATGGGATGCATGTCGCCAGCGAAGGATTGAGAAAGTCTTCATCCTATCAACTGAATCTGTTTCTTAGAAAGGTAACTAAAAATCAATGGTACGGTGCCTTCGCAGGCATCGTTCTTGCTGCCATTTTACAATCGTCAACGGCAGCAACGGTGATGATTGTTGGTTTTGTCAACGCCGGACTGATCAGTTTGAAGAGAGCGATGGGGATTTTGCTTGGGTCTGCAGTGGGAACGACGTTGACCGTGCAACTCATCGCTTTCGCGATTACGGATTACGCGCTTGTATTTGTGATTATTGGTGTGCTTTTATATTTTTTTGATTCTAAATTCCGCGCTTATGGGGCCATTGTATTAGGCTTCGGGTTTGTTTTTTTCGGTTTGGGTTTGATGACGGGTGCAATGGAACCTTTGCAGTCGAGTGAATTATTCAGGGAATCCCTGATGATGATTGCCGAATACCCGTTGCTTTTTGTCCTCGTGGCAGCATTATTCACAGCAATTATTCAAAACAGCGCGGCCACAATTGCCCTTGCGTTCGCGCTTACAAGCAGTGGTTTAATTTCTTTGGAAGCTGCGGTCTACACCGTTTACGGCGCAAATTTGGGCACCGTTGTTACCGCGATGATTGCCAGTTTGAAAGCATCGAAAGATGCCCAACGCGCAGCGCTTGCCCATGCTATTTTTAAAGCGATCGGCGTTATCGTATTTTTGCCGTTTACGAGTTTGTTCGTGCAAGCACTTCCGCTCTTGGGCGGAGATGTGGAGCGCCAAATCGCAAACGCGCATACAATTTTTAACATCGTGAACATGTTATTGCTCCTTCCATTTTGTGACCGTTTTGCCGATTGGATGGTGAAACTTTTACCGGAAAAACCGGAACCGGCAAAAGATGTTCAATACATCGACCGGGATTCCGTTCAGTTTCCTTCCGTAGGGTTGGTGCAAGCCCGCAAGGAATTAGAACGGGTAGCCGGAAAAATTCGTCATCATATGCTTCCGCATATGATTGCAATGATCCAAAATGAAAGAATCCGGGAAGCCGTTATCGCTGAAGAAAAAGTTATCGACCACCTGTATAAAGCAGTTTATCATCACTTGCAACGAATAATGGAACAAAATTTGAATGATCGGGAATCCGAAGAAGCATTAAAATTGCTCTACTTTAACAACGATATGGAGCGAATGGCGAACACCGTGAAAGATATGACGCGAACGATTGCCAAGCTAGATCGAGGTGGCAAGCAGTTAAGTGAATGGGAACGTGCCAAAGTGGCTGAACTCTATGAAGAAGTGATGAAAAGCTTTGACGATGCCATTCAAGCCTTTAAGGAACAAGATGAAGAGGTGGCGATCCGCGTCATCCACAGCAACCCGAAAATTTTGCGCATGGAACGAGAGTTGCGCTATCAACATTTTTACCAAGGAGCGAGCACCAGCAGCACCGTCAGTGTGGTATTTTCTGACTTAATGAATAGCATGCTCCGCATTCATCAACATTCGGTGAATATCTCTCATACGTTATTGGGGATGGTTTAG
- a CDS encoding dimethylarginine dimethylaminohydrolase family protein, whose product MFSKAIVRKVAESYVDGLSDDEELGPPDIHVARKQHEQYVEALQSCGLEVTVLEADEKYPDSLYVEDPAVVASNFAIITNPGAPSRTGEKHDMKKVLERFYNNIETIGTPGYLDGGDVIHGEDHYYVGLSERTNREGAEQFRAIVEKYGYTASFIPVNDFLHLKTGATYIGDNHMLVAGEFVDVSAFSSFNKIIVPEKEAYAANSLRVNDHILMPKGFPDTHRQLISLGFPIIEVEATEFQKKDGSLTCLSLRF is encoded by the coding sequence ATGTTTTCAAAAGCGATCGTTCGGAAAGTAGCGGAAAGCTATGTCGACGGCCTCAGTGATGATGAAGAGCTGGGACCGCCGGATATCCATGTGGCACGTAAACAACATGAACAGTATGTGGAAGCATTGCAATCGTGCGGGCTTGAAGTAACGGTTCTCGAGGCAGATGAAAAATATCCGGACTCGCTTTACGTCGAGGACCCAGCGGTCGTGGCATCCAATTTCGCGATTATAACGAACCCGGGTGCACCTTCCCGTACCGGAGAAAAACACGACATGAAAAAGGTGTTGGAACGTTTTTATAACAACATCGAAACGATCGGCACGCCCGGATATTTAGATGGCGGCGATGTGATCCATGGGGAGGATCATTATTATGTCGGCCTATCCGAACGGACCAACCGTGAAGGAGCCGAGCAATTTCGGGCTATCGTCGAAAAATATGGGTATACAGCATCGTTTATCCCCGTAAACGACTTCCTTCACCTGAAAACCGGTGCCACCTATATTGGCGACAACCATATGCTCGTCGCTGGTGAATTTGTCGACGTTTCAGCGTTCTCCTCTTTTAACAAAATAATCGTACCTGAGAAAGAAGCATACGCGGCTAACAGCCTTCGCGTGAACGATCACATCCTCATGCCAAAAGGGTTTCCCGACACACACCGGCAACTCATATCGTTAGGCTTCCCGATCATTGAGGTAGAAGCAACAGAATTTCAGAAAAAAGACGGCAGTTTGACGTGCCTGTCGCTCCGATTTTAA
- the thrS gene encoding threonine--tRNA ligase, whose translation MPELTFPDGSVKAFDEGVTLEDVAANISPGLKKQAAAGKLNGESLDLRTPLPNDGKVEILTFKDEEGLEVLRHSSAHLLAQAVKRLYPDAKFGVGPVIEDGFYYDIETSSTISPDDLPKIEKEMQKIIDENHEILRKEVSREEAKRFFGDDELKLELLDAIPEGETVSLYEQGEFVDLCRGVHVPETGKLKKFKLMNISGAYWRGDSNNQMLQRIYGTAFPKQGELDEHLRLLEERKERDHRKLGKELDLFTVDQQVGQGLPLWLPKGATIRRTIERYITDIEERLGYDHVYTPVLGSVDLYKTSGHWEHYQDDMFPAMEMDNEDLVLRPMNCPHHMMVYKNDLHSYRELPLRIAELGTMHRHEMSGALAGLQRVRAMTLNDAHIFCRPDQMKEEFLRVVDLIQNVYKDFGINDYYFRLSYRDPEDKEKYVDNDEMWEKAQVLLQEAMDESDVEYVEAVGEAAFYGPKLDLQVKTALGKDETLSTVQLDFHLPNQFDLTYIGEDGKEHRPVVIHRGVVSTMERFVAFLIEEYKGAFPTWLAPVQVQLIPVSLDAHGKYIEQVKEKLQFAGVRVETDLRDEKLGYKIREAQTQKIPYTLVLGDAEMEAGAVNIRKYGEKDTNTASLDTFVEDIKRAIEERK comes from the coding sequence ATGCCTGAATTAACGTTTCCGGATGGATCAGTTAAGGCATTTGATGAAGGCGTAACGTTGGAAGACGTTGCCGCGAATATTAGTCCAGGTTTAAAAAAACAGGCGGCAGCCGGAAAATTAAACGGGGAATCACTTGATTTACGCACCCCGCTCCCGAACGATGGAAAGGTCGAAATATTAACGTTTAAAGATGAGGAAGGTCTTGAAGTCCTGCGCCACAGTAGTGCCCACTTATTGGCGCAAGCGGTGAAGCGGCTTTATCCCGATGCCAAATTCGGCGTTGGTCCGGTCATTGAAGATGGCTTTTACTATGATATCGAAACATCATCGACAATTTCTCCGGACGATTTGCCGAAAATCGAAAAAGAGATGCAAAAGATCATTGATGAAAACCACGAAATTTTGCGCAAGGAAGTGTCACGGGAAGAAGCGAAAAGGTTTTTTGGAGACGATGAGTTAAAACTCGAGCTTCTGGACGCCATTCCGGAAGGCGAAACGGTTTCCCTTTATGAGCAGGGGGAATTCGTCGACCTTTGCCGCGGGGTGCACGTTCCCGAAACAGGTAAACTAAAAAAATTCAAGTTGATGAACATTTCCGGAGCCTATTGGCGCGGCGACAGCAACAATCAAATGTTGCAACGCATTTACGGCACTGCTTTTCCGAAGCAAGGCGAGTTGGATGAACATTTGCGCCTGTTGGAAGAACGAAAAGAAAGGGATCACCGTAAGCTCGGGAAAGAGTTGGATTTGTTTACCGTCGACCAGCAAGTCGGGCAAGGGTTGCCGTTATGGCTGCCAAAAGGAGCAACGATCCGGCGCACAATTGAGCGCTATATTACAGATATTGAAGAACGGCTCGGCTACGACCATGTGTACACCCCGGTGCTGGGAAGCGTTGATCTCTATAAAACCTCGGGGCATTGGGAGCATTATCAGGATGACATGTTCCCGGCGATGGAGATGGACAACGAAGACCTCGTGCTGCGCCCGATGAATTGTCCGCACCATATGATGGTGTATAAGAACGATTTGCACAGTTACCGTGAATTGCCCCTTCGTATTGCCGAACTTGGCACGATGCATCGCCATGAAATGTCCGGTGCTTTGGCGGGATTACAGCGCGTTCGCGCCATGACGTTGAATGACGCCCATATTTTCTGCCGCCCTGATCAAATGAAAGAGGAATTTTTGCGCGTCGTTGACCTTATTCAGAATGTGTACAAAGACTTCGGCATTAACGACTACTATTTCCGTCTGTCATACCGGGATCCGGAGGACAAGGAAAAGTATGTGGATAACGATGAGATGTGGGAAAAAGCACAGGTGCTTTTACAAGAAGCGATGGATGAAAGTGATGTTGAATACGTGGAGGCGGTTGGCGAAGCCGCATTTTACGGTCCTAAACTGGACCTGCAAGTAAAAACGGCGCTCGGAAAAGATGAAACGTTATCAACGGTACAGCTTGATTTTCATTTGCCCAATCAGTTTGATCTCACGTATATCGGCGAAGACGGCAAAGAACATCGGCCGGTCGTTATTCACCGCGGGGTCGTTTCCACGATGGAGCGTTTTGTTGCTTTTCTCATCGAAGAATACAAAGGGGCATTCCCAACATGGCTCGCGCCCGTGCAAGTGCAACTCATTCCTGTTTCTCTGGATGCCCATGGCAAATATATCGAACAGGTAAAAGAAAAATTACAATTCGCCGGGGTTAGAGTGGAAACTGATCTTCGTGACGAAAAGCTCGGCTACAAAATTCGGGAAGCGCAAACGCAAAAAATCCCGTATACGCTTGTACTCGGGGATGCAGAGATGGAAGCCGGCGCTGTAAATATTCGAAAATACGGGGAAAAAGATACAAATACGGCATCCCTGGACACGTTTGTGGAAGATATTAAGCGCGCCATTGAAGAAAGGAAATAA
- a CDS encoding transposase family protein: MVTRKEKRELDKDANYFFEFVKIKEHFCKDLDRKLKRVKDPRHQSYVTYGPDLFLLMIIIKNASNCKSMREMSHQLNRDECIENLKKVLRLESLDEIPHYDTINDFLMNVSPEELEHIRTYIIQELLKKRSLERYRIKGGYWGVIIDGTGLFSFNEEHCDHCLRRVYTDEETGEKRTVYMHHVLEAKLMVGDMVLSIGSEFIENESKDVPKQDCELKAFYRLAEKLKETFKRLPICILGDSLYACEGVFQLCEQYRWKYILRFKEGRIQSLGDEFQAQKKLEKSTMKNVFWANDLAYQARTVNMLEGMVEEQEKQKQFLFLTNIQVNERNAKALISAGRSRWHIENQGFNHQKNHRYHIEHANSHDYQAMKNHYLLTQITDILMQLYEKGLDVLKRTRKSKKEISSNLLEAIRTRLLTDEDISHLKKPIQVRLT, translated from the coding sequence ATGGTGACCAGGAAAGAAAAAAGGGAGCTCGATAAGGACGCGAACTATTTTTTCGAGTTCGTAAAAATCAAGGAACATTTCTGTAAGGATCTCGATCGAAAATTGAAACGTGTGAAAGATCCCAGACATCAAAGCTATGTGACGTATGGCCCCGATCTCTTTCTTCTAATGATCATTATAAAGAATGCATCGAATTGTAAAAGCATGAGGGAGATGAGCCATCAATTAAATCGAGACGAATGCATCGAAAACCTCAAAAAGGTCTTGCGACTGGAAAGCCTGGACGAAATCCCGCACTACGACACGATCAATGACTTTTTAATGAATGTATCGCCTGAGGAACTGGAACATATCCGAACCTACATCATCCAAGAATTATTGAAGAAGAGAAGCTTGGAGAGATACCGAATCAAAGGCGGTTATTGGGGTGTCATCATTGATGGGACAGGTCTTTTCAGTTTTAACGAAGAGCATTGTGACCACTGTTTGAGACGGGTTTACACCGATGAAGAAACTGGAGAGAAACGAACGGTGTACATGCATCATGTGCTCGAAGCCAAATTGATGGTCGGCGATATGGTATTGAGCATCGGCTCCGAGTTCATTGAAAATGAATCGAAGGATGTGCCCAAACAAGATTGCGAACTCAAGGCTTTTTATCGATTAGCAGAAAAACTTAAAGAGACATTCAAACGGTTGCCGATCTGTATTCTGGGCGATAGCCTTTATGCCTGCGAAGGCGTTTTTCAACTATGTGAACAGTATCGTTGGAAGTATATTCTCCGGTTTAAAGAAGGCCGCATCCAAAGTTTAGGAGACGAATTTCAAGCCCAAAAAAAGCTAGAGAAATCCACGATGAAAAATGTCTTTTGGGCAAATGATCTAGCCTACCAAGCCAGAACGGTGAATATGTTAGAGGGAATGGTCGAGGAACAGGAAAAACAAAAACAGTTTTTATTTTTGACCAACATCCAGGTGAACGAGCGAAATGCGAAGGCGCTGATCAGTGCGGGTCGCAGCCGCTGGCACATTGAAAACCAAGGATTCAATCATCAAAAAAATCATCGCTATCATATTGAGCATGCAAATAGCCATGATTATCAAGCGATGAAGAACCATTACCTGCTTACGCAAATCACGGATATCCTCATGCAACTGTATGAAAAAGGGTTGGACGTGCTTAAAAGGACCAGAAAAAGCAAAAAAGAAATATCCTCAAACTTGTTAGAAGCCATTCGCACACGGTTGCTAACAGATGAGGATATCTCGCACCTTAAAAAACCTATACAGGTAAGGCTTACCTGA
- the ade gene encoding adenine deaminase: protein MTVSFPRPSQADCIRELNATARGEQSATLVIKDARLVNVVSNEILPGTDVAIQGTRIAYVGKNADHTIGEKTKVIDAEDRYVTPGFLDGHCHIESSQIRPSQFARAVMPKGTTGGFFDAHEITNVLGLDGLKLMLEEARQTPMAAYMQVPSCVPSTDEAFETNGAVIGPEEVAEAFTWGADVNALGEVMNFPGVVYGDEKMLSEIEETLRAGRQADGHYTWPAEDDRRLSAYTAAGISGDHENSSAEDIIAQVRLGMYAKLRRGSAWHDVVETIKAYTEYGLNTRRMLLVTDDRSPESLVDEGHMDFVVRHAIAQGVPPVIAIQMATINPAERFGVSGDVGMIAPGRFADLLLLEGTLADVNVGMTVSAGEIVAEDGEMVTNVSEFPLPEKAVHSVQVGKEISADDFRITPPSGEGQKVTVRTIEVNENQVYTKEKHVSLPCGKSDILLQGDLCKMGVIERHGRNGNHGLGILKGIGFDKPAAMASTVAHDSHNLMVIGNDEHKMATAANKVVEMQGGIAVISEEGETILPLPIAGLMSNAPFEEVAEGSRAISHALNEAGCTMNYAFMTLSLLALVVIPELRLSDKGLVKITDDGFEKVSLMVET from the coding sequence ATGACTGTATCCTTCCCTCGTCCCAGTCAAGCAGATTGTATCAGGGAATTAAATGCCACGGCTCGTGGAGAACAGAGCGCTACGTTAGTGATCAAAGACGCCAGATTGGTAAACGTTGTTTCCAATGAAATCTTGCCTGGTACCGATGTTGCCATCCAGGGCACCCGAATCGCGTACGTTGGTAAAAACGCCGATCATACAATCGGGGAAAAGACGAAAGTGATAGATGCAGAAGATCGTTATGTAACGCCAGGTTTTCTGGATGGGCATTGCCATATCGAAAGCAGCCAGATAAGGCCGTCCCAATTTGCACGAGCCGTTATGCCGAAAGGAACGACCGGTGGTTTCTTTGATGCCCATGAAATCACAAATGTGCTTGGGCTTGACGGGTTGAAGCTGATGTTGGAAGAAGCTCGGCAGACACCGATGGCCGCGTATATGCAGGTACCTTCATGTGTCCCGTCGACAGACGAAGCGTTTGAAACCAATGGTGCTGTCATTGGCCCTGAGGAAGTCGCGGAAGCCTTCACGTGGGGTGCCGATGTCAACGCCCTTGGGGAAGTGATGAATTTTCCCGGAGTGGTTTACGGCGATGAGAAAATGCTTTCTGAAATCGAAGAAACGCTGCGTGCCGGCAGGCAGGCTGATGGCCACTACACTTGGCCGGCAGAAGATGATCGCAGACTTTCTGCATATACAGCCGCGGGTATTAGCGGTGATCATGAAAATTCGTCAGCCGAGGACATTATTGCCCAAGTTCGTCTCGGAATGTACGCTAAATTGAGAAGAGGTTCGGCTTGGCATGATGTAGTTGAAACAATCAAAGCTTATACGGAGTATGGCCTGAATACGAGGCGCATGCTTTTGGTTACGGATGATCGCAGCCCCGAATCCCTCGTTGATGAGGGGCACATGGATTTTGTCGTCCGTCATGCCATTGCTCAAGGCGTTCCACCGGTGATTGCGATTCAAATGGCGACGATTAATCCGGCTGAACGTTTTGGCGTTTCCGGCGATGTCGGCATGATTGCTCCCGGCCGGTTTGCAGATCTCCTTTTGTTAGAGGGGACGTTAGCTGATGTCAACGTAGGAATGACAGTATCCGCCGGAGAAATCGTGGCAGAAGATGGGGAGATGGTTACGAATGTTTCCGAATTTCCATTGCCGGAAAAAGCAGTCCATTCGGTACAAGTCGGAAAAGAAATTAGTGCAGACGATTTTCGGATCACTCCTCCTTCCGGCGAAGGGCAAAAGGTAACCGTTCGAACCATTGAAGTAAACGAAAATCAGGTATACACGAAAGAAAAACATGTCAGTCTCCCCTGCGGCAAAAGCGACATCCTGCTACAGGGTGATCTCTGTAAAATGGGGGTCATTGAACGTCACGGACGAAATGGAAACCATGGCTTAGGTATCTTGAAAGGGATCGGATTCGATAAACCGGCTGCGATGGCTTCAACTGTGGCACATGACAGTCATAACCTTATGGTGATTGGAAACGATGAGCACAAGATGGCCACGGCCGCCAATAAAGTTGTGGAGATGCAAGGAGGCATTGCCGTTATAAGTGAAGAAGGGGAGACAATTCTGCCTTTACCGATTGCAGGATTGATGTCAAATGCTCCTTTTGAAGAAGTGGCGGAAGGATCGCGAGCCATTAGTCATGCGCTTAACGAGGCCGGCTGCACGATGAATTATGCATTTATGACGCTATCGCTCCTTGCACTCGTCGTCATTCCCGAACTCCGTTTATCGGATAAAGGGTTGGTGAAAATTACCGATGACGGTTTTGAAAAGGTGTCTTTAATGGTAGAAACGTAA
- a CDS encoding GNAT family N-acetyltransferase, with amino-acid sequence MERVDYEQAKEAISKHLQTDTAAKRPAFINREKTLICFVIRDEGEVVAGINGEMFWSNMHISLFAVHPNYQGRGFGSQLLQRMETEAHSYSCRMIYLETLSWQAPDFYTKHGFEIVGKMDGYPIEGECQYYMRKFLV; translated from the coding sequence ATGGAACGCGTCGATTACGAACAGGCAAAGGAAGCGATCAGCAAACATTTGCAAACAGATACGGCAGCTAAACGCCCCGCGTTTATTAATCGGGAAAAGACATTGATCTGTTTTGTGATTCGCGATGAAGGGGAGGTTGTTGCCGGCATTAATGGTGAGATGTTTTGGAGTAATATGCACATCTCACTGTTTGCCGTGCATCCCAATTACCAAGGCCGGGGGTTTGGCAGTCAACTGTTGCAGCGAATGGAAACGGAAGCTCACAGCTACTCGTGCCGAATGATATATTTGGAAACACTAAGTTGGCAAGCGCCGGATTTTTACACAAAGCACGGTTTTGAGATTGTAGGCAAGATGGATGGGTATCCAATCGAAGGAGAATGCCAATACTATATGAGAAAATTTTTGGTTTAA